The Oreochromis niloticus isolate F11D_XX unplaced genomic scaffold, O_niloticus_UMD_NMBU tig00007093_pilon, whole genome shotgun sequence genome has a segment encoding these proteins:
- the LOC109200552 gene encoding tripartite motif-containing protein 16-like, with protein sequence MNQMDQTKFCCSVCLDLLKDPVAIPCGHSYCMNCIKSFWDEEENRKIYSCPQCRQTFTPRPVLVKNTMLADLVEELKKTGLQAAPADHCYAGPEDVACDVCTGRKMKAFKSCLVCLASYCEKHLQPHYDVAPLKRHKLVEPSKKLQENICSRHDEVMKMFCRTDQQSICYLCSVDEHKGHDTVSAAAERTERQRELEVSRQNIQQRIQDREKDVKLLQQEVEAINQSADQTVEHSEKIFTELIHLIQKRSSDVKQQIRSQQETEVSRVKELQEKLEQEITELKRKDVELKQLSHTEDHIQFLHNYPSLSALSESTDSSSINIRPLSYFEDVTAAVSEVRDKLQDILREEWTNISLTVTEVDVLLSDPPEPKTRAGFLKYSREITLDPKKAHKQLLLSEGNRKARAVEQEQSYSDHPDRFTEYKQVLSRESLTGRCYWEVEWRGRGVCAAVTYKNISRAGSGNECVFGLNDKSWALDCNNNSYTFWYNNIQTPVSDPRSSRVGVYLDHRAGILSFYSVSETMTLLHRVQTTFTQPLYAGLRDWLNYGDTLELIKVK encoded by the coding sequence atgaatcaaatggatCAAACAAAATTCTGCTGTTCAGtctgtttggatctactgaaggatccggtggctattccctgtggacacagctactgcatgaactgtattaaaagcttctgggatgaagaggaaaacaggaaaatctacagctgccctcagtgcagacagactttcacaccgaggcctgtcctggtgaaaaacaccatgttagcagatttagtggaggagctgaagaagactggactccaagctgctcctgctgatcactgctatgctggacctgaagatgtggcctgtgatgtctgcactggaagaaaaatgaaagcctTCAAGTCCTGTTTAGTCTGTCTGGCatcttactgtgagaaacaccttCAGCCTCATTATGATGTGGCTCCATTAAAGAGACACAAGCTGGTGGAgccctccaagaagctccaggagaacatctgctctcgtcatgatgaggtgatgaagatgttctgccgtactgatcagcagagtatctgttatctctgctctgtggatgaacataaaggccacgacacagtctcagctgcagcagaaaggactgagaggcagagagagctggaggtgagtcgacaaaacatccagcagagaatccaggacagagagaaagatgtgaagctgcttcaacaggaggtggaggccatcaatcagtctgctgatcaaacagtggagcacagtgagaagatcttcactgagctgatccatctcatccagaaaagaagctctgatgtgaagcagcagatcagatcccagcaggaaactgaagtgagtcgagtcaaagagcttcaggagaagctggagcaggagatcactgagctgaagaggaaagatgttgagctgaagcagctctcacacactgaggatcacatccagtttctacacaactacccctcactgtcagcactcagtgagtctacagactcatccagcatcaatatccgtcctctgagctactttgaggatgtgacagcagctgtgtcagaggtcagagataaactacaggacattctgagagaggaatggacaaacatctcactgacagtcactgaagtggatgttttactgtcagatccaccagagccaaagaccagagctggattcttaaaatattcacgtgaaatcacactggatccaaaaaaagcacacaaacagctgttatTATCAGAGGGGAACAGAAAAGCAAGAGCAGTGGAACAAGAACAGTCTtattctgatcatccagacagattcactGAATATAAACAGgtcctgagtagagagagtctgactggacgttgttactgggaggtggagtggagagggagaggagttTGTGCAGCAGTCACATACAAGAATATCAGCAGAGCAGGAAGTGGGAATGAGTGTGTATTTGGACTTAATGACAAATCTTGGGCATTAGATTGTAACAACAACAGTTATACATTTTGGTACAACAACATCCAAACTCCTGTCTCAGATCCTCGttcctccagagtaggagtgtacctggatcacagagcaggtattttgtccttctacagcgtctctgaaaccatgactctcctccacagagtccagaccacattcactcagccgctctatgctggactGAGGGATTGGTTAAATTATGGAGACACTCTTGAGTTGATTAAAGTGAAATAG
- the LOC109200549 gene encoding tripartite motif-containing protein 16-like yields the protein MNQMDQTKFCCSVCLDLLKDPVTIPCGHSYCMNCIKSFWDEEEKKKIYSCPQCRQTFTARPVLVKNIIVADLVEELKKTGLQAPPADHCYAGPEDVACDVCTGIKMKAFKSCLVCLASYCEKHLQTHYDSPTFKKHKLVEPSKKLQENICSRHDEVMKMFCHTDQQSICYLCSVDEHKGHDTVSAAAERTERQRELEVSRQNIQQRIQDREKDVKLLQQEVEAINQSADQTVEHSEKIFTELIHLIQKRSSDVKQQIRSQQETEVSRVKELEEKLEQEITELKRKDAELKQLSHTEDHIQFLHNYPSLSALSESTDSSSINIRPLSYFEDVTAAVSEVRDKLQDILREEWTNISLTVTEVDVLLSDPPEPKTRAGFLKYSCEITLDPNTAHKQLLLSEGNRKATAMNQQQSYSDHPDRFTVWFQVLSRESLTGRCYWEVEWRGAGVNVAVAYKNISRKGYESNFGRNDKSWALDCNNNSYTFWYNNIQTRVSGPRSSRVGVYLDHRAGILSFYSVSETMTLLHRVQTTFTQPLYAGLLVYYSGLEDTAEFVKLK from the coding sequence atgaatcaaatggatCAAACAAAATTCTGCTGTTCAGtctgtttggatctactgaaggatccggtgactattccctgtggacacagctactgcatgaactgtattaaaagcttctgggatgaagaggaaaagaagaaaatctacagctgccctcagtgcagaCAGACTTTCACAGCGAGGCCTGTCCTGGTGAAAAACATCATCGTAGCAGATTTagtggaggagctgaagaagactggactccaagctcctcctgctgatcactgctatgctggacctgaagatgtggcctgtgatgtctgcactggaataaaaatgaaagcctTCAAGTCCTGTTTAGTCTGTCTGGCatcttactgtgagaaacaccttCAGACTCATTATGATTCACCTACATTcaagaaacacaagctggtggagccctccaagaagctccaggagaacatctgctctcgtcatgatgaggtgatgaagatgttctgccatactgatcagcagagtatctgttatctctgctctgtggatgaacataaaggccacgacacagtctcagctgcagcagaaaggactgagaggcagagagagctggaggtgagtcgacaaaacatccagcagagaatccaggacagagagaaagatgtgaagctgcttcaacaggaggtggaggccatcaatcagtctgctgatcaaacagtggagcacagtgagaagatcttcactgagctgatccatctcatccagaaaagaagctctgatgtgaagcagcagatcagatcccagcaggaaactgaagtgagtcgagtcaaagagcttgaggagaagctggagcaggagatcactgagctgaagaggaaagatgctgagctgaagcagctctcacacacagaggatcacatccagtttctacacaactacccctcactgtcagcactcagtgagtctacagactcatccagcatcaatatccgtcctctgagctactttgaggatgtgacagcagctgtgtcagaggtcagagataaactacaggacattctgagagaggaatggacaaacatctcactgacagtcactgaagtggatgttttactgtcagatccaccagagccaaagaccagagctggattcttaaaatattcatgtgaaatcacactggatccaaacacagcacacaaacagctgttattatcagaggggaacagaaaagcaacagcaatgaatcaacaacagtcttattctgatcatccagacagattcactGTATGGTTTCAGgtcctgagtagagagagtctgactggacgttgttactgggaggtggagtggagaggggCAGGAGTTAATGTAGCAGTCGCATACAAGAATATCAGCAGAAAAGGATATGAATCGAATTTTGGACGTAATGACAAATCTTGGGCGTTAGATTGTAACAACAACAGTTATACATTTTGGTACAACAATATCCAAACTCGTGTCTCAGGTCCTCGttcctccagagtaggagtgtacctggatcacagagcaggtattttgtccttctacagcgtctctgaaaccatgactctcctccacagagtccagaccacattcactcagccgctctatgctggactGTTGGTTTACTATAGTGGACTTGAAGATACTGCTGAGTTTGTTAAATTGAAATAG